The proteins below come from a single Cricetulus griseus strain 17A/GY chromosome 6, alternate assembly CriGri-PICRH-1.0, whole genome shotgun sequence genomic window:
- the LOC100772188 gene encoding NHP2-like protein 1 isoform X2: MRADVNPTAYPLADAFLTKKLLDLVQQSCNYKQLQKGANEATKTLNRGISDFIVMAADSEPLEIILYLPLLCEGKNVPYVFVRSKQALGQDCGVSRPVIICSVTINEGSQLQQQIQSIQQSTERLLV; encoded by the exons ATGCGG gctgatGTGAATCCGACGGCCTATCCCCTGGCAGATGCTTTCCTCACCAAGAAGCTGCTGGACCTTGTGCAGCAGTCCTGTAACTATAAGCAGCTTCAGAAAGGAGCCAATGAAGCCACCAAAACCCTCAACAGGGGCATCTCTGATTTCATTGTGATGGCAGCAGACTCTGAGCCCTTGGAGATCATCCTGTACCTCCCACTGCTGTGTGAAGGCAAGAATGTCCCCTATGTATTTGTGCGCTCCAAGCAGGCCCTAGGACAGGACTGTGGGGTATCTAGACCTGTCATCATCTGTTCTGTTACCATCAATGAAGGCTCTCAGCTACAGCAGCAAATCCAGTCCATTCAGCAGTCCACTGAGAGGCTCTTGGTGTAG